The Oecophyllibacter saccharovorans sequence AGAGCTTCTGGGCGTCCGCAACCTCAATACCCAACAGGGCCGCCATGCTACCCAGCCCTGCGGGGACCGCGCGCTGCATTGCCTGCCCCCGCAGGCGCAGCAGGCGCGCACCCTCAGCGATACCCATCACACCGGCCGCAGCCAGCGCCGCATATTCCCCCAATGAGTGACCGGCCATGAGCAAGGCTTTGTCCGGCAGGGAAAATCCACCTTCCCTTTCCAAGGTCCTGACAACTGCCAGCGAGACCGCAAACAGGGCCGGCTGCGCGTTTTCCGTCGCAGTCAGCGTCTGCGCTTCCCCTTCAAACATGAGCCGGGACAGATTCTGCCCCAACGCCTCATCCACTTCCTCAAACACTTCCCGAGCTGCAGGAAAGGTTTCCGCCAGTTCCCTGCCCATTCCAACCGACTGGCTTCCCTGCCCCGGAAAGACAAAAGCGTGACGCGTCATCGAAGTCATCAAAAGTCCCGTTTCACCTGTTGCAGATGTGAAAAGTCTGTCATGAGTTTGAGAGAACAGCAGGCCAAACAGAATTACGCCTTTTCTGCCGTCAGCGTCCCAGAAGACGGCCGCGCTGCCAGGCTTCCGCTGCCTCATCAGGGTCCACGCCTTCTATACTGACCGCATAATCGAGAGCGCTCATCACACGGTTGCCCAGCATCATCCCTGAAAGCTCGTCCAGCAGATCCTCGTCCATCTCTTTGCGCAGACCGGCACGCAGAAGCATTCTCGCCTCCTGGGGCCGGCCCAGAAGATTCTGGGGGTCAGGCAGGATTTCCAACAGGTCTCCATGGAAAACAGCATGGGGCTGCCAGGCCAGAACAAGTGGATTTTCTTCACCTGCCTGCCTGCCACCCTGCACCCGCTCAAAGAGTGCGCCTTCTCCCACCTTCTCAAGCGGCACCTGCGTCAGTTCCGGCAGGGCTTGCTGTATTTCCTGGGCCAACGGGAGCAGGTCTTCTGCCACCAGAAAGACTGAATATCCCTCCTGCGGCCAGTTTTCAGGAGAGCTGCTCCCCTCCTTTTTCCGGCGTGCCAGAGTGGGCTGGGGTTGATAGAGCTGGCCGATCACTTCACGCCCTGCCCGCTCCAGAGACTGGTCCTGCGGGATCCAGAAAGACACCAGCAGGTCAACCTCCTGGCTTTCAAGCGCATCTTCTCTTTCATCGCTCCCCAGATCAATGAAAGAGACATCAATGCCATTGGCTTCGACCACCCGCGCCACAGCGCTGGCACAGGCTGCATGGAGCGCTGTGTAAAGATGACCGATAGCTAGATGGGACATGGAGACCTCATTGAAGGCAAAGAGCGGATAAAGAGAACAGTCCGAAGCACCTGGGCCA is a genomic window containing:
- a CDS encoding glycine betaine ABC transporter substrate-binding protein — its product is MSHLAIGHLYTALHAACASAVARVVEANGIDVSFIDLGSDEREDALESQEVDLLVSFWIPQDQSLERAGREVIGQLYQPQPTLARRKKEGSSSPENWPQEGYSVFLVAEDLLPLAQEIQQALPELTQVPLEKVGEGALFERVQGGRQAGEENPLVLAWQPHAVFHGDLLEILPDPQNLLGRPQEARMLLRAGLRKEMDEDLLDELSGMMLGNRVMSALDYAVSIEGVDPDEAAEAWQRGRLLGR